A single region of the Triticum dicoccoides isolate Atlit2015 ecotype Zavitan chromosome 2B, WEW_v2.0, whole genome shotgun sequence genome encodes:
- the LOC119363975 gene encoding LOB domain-containing protein 40-like, translated as MRLSCNGCRVLRKGCSEDCSIRPCLQWIKSPEAQANATVFLAKFYGRAGLMNLINAGTDDSLRPGIFRSLLYEACGRIVNPIYGSVGLLWSNNWQMCQAAVEAVLSGKPIVQVSSEDAAADRTPPLKAYDIRHVSTSSAADGRLHKVAKPGRTRFKRASSASSHHNPSSDSNNKPKPQPQPRAPTAEEERDRQHRKEMEEGAFQRAPSHESSDSRHEDPVEPHCQQEASADTEAEAGSHVSQAEQEQEQEQSTEPAAEHAEEVEKEDEELGLELTLGFAPVAARPAGFHLSVRTAAEPAFVGLRFL; from the coding sequence ATGCGGCTTAGCTGCAACGGCTGCCGCGTGCTGCGGAAGGGCTGCAGCGAGGACTGCAGCATCCGCCCCTGCCTGCAGTGGATCAAGAGCCCCGAGGCGCAGGCCAACGCCACCGTCTTCCTCGCCAAGTTCTACGGCCGCGCGGGGCTCATGAACCTCATCAACGCCGGCACGGACGACAGCCTCCGCCCCGGCATCTTCCGCTCGCTCCTCTACGAGGCCTGCGGCCGGATCGTCAACCCCATCTACGGCTCCGTTGGCCTGCTCTGGTCCAATAACTGGCAGATGTGCCAGGCCGCCGTCGAGGCCGTCCTCAGCGGCAAGCCCATCGTCCAGGTCTCCTCCGAGGATGCCGCCGCCGACCGGACCCCGCCGCTCAAGGCGTACGACATCCGCCACgtctccacctcgtcagccgccgacgGGAGGCTCCACAAGGTCGCCAAGCCCGGCCGCACCCGCTTCAAGCgcgcgtcctccgcctcgtcccacCACAACCCGTCCAGCGACTCCAACAACAAGCCCAAGCCGCAGCCGCAGCCTCGGGCGCCCacggcggaggaggagcgggaTCGTCAACACcgcaaggagatggaggagggCGCGTTCCAGCGTGCTCCGAGCCACGAATCCTCCGACAGCCGACACGAGGACCCCGTGGAGCCACACTGCCAGCAAGAGGCGTCCGCGGACACGGAGGCCGAGGCGGGGTCGCACGTCAGCCAGgcagagcaggagcaggagcaggagcagagCACAGAGCCGGCCGCAGAGCACGCGGAGGAGGTCGAAAAGGAGGACGAAGAACTAGGGCTCGAGCTCACGCTTGGATTCGCTCCCGTCGCAGCACGGCCTGCCGGATTTCACCTGAGCGTCCGGACCGCGGCGGAGCCGGCTTTCGTCGGGCTCCGGTTCCTCTAA